A single Anopheles funestus chromosome 2RL, idAnoFuneDA-416_04, whole genome shotgun sequence DNA region contains:
- the LOC125762538 gene encoding lysosomal thioesterase PPT2 homolog: protein MFPALGVIVLILKTSLIMAYRPVFIYHGILTGADSMNHLVGRIQEMHPDTVVYNFQRFGGWSSLENAWHQVLEAQTNLKVICDLHPEEGINMIGYSQGGLLGRAVLQTYPDHCVKTFISLSSPQAGQFGDDFLHLIFPSLVAKTAYQLFYTYVGQHTSVANYWNDPHHQDLFEEFSIFLPYVNNRILSVNSTQFRDTLVRLDRLVLIGGPDDGVITPWESSHFSFYNQTYAVVPLHESEIYTEDLIGLKTLEESGRLHIIVRENVHHYQWHRKNDVIDSVILPYLD, encoded by the exons ATGTTCCCAGCGCTGGGTGTAATCGTattgattttaaaaacaagCCTAATAATGGCATATCGGCCAGTGTTCATCTATCATGGCATTCTCACCGGTGCTGATAGTATGAATCACTTGGTGGGCAGAATTCAGGAG ATGCATCCAGACACAGTGGTGTATAACTTCCAACGGTTCGGTGGCTGGTCAAGTTTGGAAAATGCATGGCATCAGGTGTTGGAAGCCCAAACTAATCTAAAAGTTATCTGTGATTTGCACCCAGAAGAGGGCATAAACATGATCGGCTATTCTCAAGGCGGACTTCTTGGACGGGCGGTACTACAAACATATCCGGATCATTGCGTTAAAACGTTCATCTCGCTAAGTTCCCCACAAGCTGGCCAATTTGGAG atgactttttacatttaatatttCCCTCGTTGGTTGCTAAAACGGCCTACCAGCTATTCTACACCTACGTGGGACAACACACATCTGTCGCTAACTATTGGAACGATCCACACCACCAGGACCTGTTCGAGGAGTTCAGCATCTTTCTGCCATACGTTAACAATCGCATTTTGTCAgtaaattctacacaattccGTGACACGCTCGTGCGTCTAGATCGGCTGGTACTGATCGGTGGACCGGATGATGGTGTTATTACACCTTGGGAATCTAGTCATTTTAGCTTCTATAACCAAACGTACGCTGTGGTTCCGTTACACGAAAGTGAAATTTATACCGAGGATTTAATAGGACTGAAAACGCTGGAAGAAAGTGGCCGGCTCCACATCATTGTGCGGGAAAACGTACATCACTATCAGTGGCATCGTAAGAACGATGTGATTGATAGCGTTATTTTGCCTTATCTGGACTAG